A genomic window from Candidatus Thermoplasmatota archaeon includes:
- a CDS encoding HAD-IB family phosphatase: protein MEPSDHRLVTFDLDGTLLEGTVFQALSRGAGVYEKVAALDADYEAGRLTLEECFSAEYPLFVGLAREDVERYLAKAPWRRGIDTAVELLAEAGLESAVLTDQPSFCCEHLRRFGLQKAVCSPAPWNGGAVPARVDARFDKLANLRAHLRETGLREDQVIHVGNGPNDLPVFRAVGLAVAVNPLSREVAQSADLCFEDVDDLAVVAEAIVDATGEAGEPEST from the coding sequence GTGGAGCCCTCCGACCACCGCCTGGTCACCTTCGACCTCGACGGCACGCTCTTGGAGGGCACCGTCTTCCAGGCGCTCTCGCGCGGAGCCGGCGTGTACGAAAAGGTTGCCGCGCTCGACGCCGACTACGAGGCCGGCCGCCTCACGCTCGAGGAGTGCTTCTCCGCCGAATACCCGCTGTTCGTGGGCCTTGCGCGCGAGGACGTGGAACGCTACCTCGCCAAGGCCCCGTGGCGCCGGGGCATCGACACGGCCGTCGAGCTTCTGGCGGAGGCGGGGCTCGAAAGCGCCGTCCTCACGGACCAGCCGAGCTTCTGCTGCGAACACCTTCGGCGCTTTGGCCTCCAAAAGGCGGTGTGCAGCCCCGCGCCCTGGAACGGCGGGGCGGTCCCCGCGCGCGTGGACGCGCGGTTCGACAAGCTTGCGAACCTGCGGGCTCACCTTCGCGAGACCGGGCTTCGGGAAGACCAGGTGATCCACGTGGGAAACGGCCCCAACGACCTGCCCGTCTTCCGTGCGGTGGGCCTTGCCGTGGCGGTGAACCCGCTCTCGCGCGAGGTCGCGCAAAGCGCGGACTTGTGCTTCGAGGACGTGGACGACCTCGCCGTGGTGGCCGAGGCCATCGTGGACGCGACCGGCGAGGCGGGCGAGCCCGAGTCTACGTGA